From a region of the Hypanus sabinus isolate sHypSab1 chromosome 2, sHypSab1.hap1, whole genome shotgun sequence genome:
- the mul1a gene encoding mitochondrial ubiquitin ligase activator of nfkb 1-A isoform X2, whose protein sequence is MCAVCCHRRCQGQERLRSRPQHFGEEAGGARCLGITQPVGERLRSHYQDDCTGVMQRLILKEHKLIWNSLARSWSDSERVVHERVNIVPFDLISPEGGKYAVRVINPLEASGQQFETVYERFHQATQGFTDIIGHYLSGEKPKGFLETEEIVRVGATLTGIGELVLDSDKVIKLQPPKDGLEYFLSTMDFSSILKQQESTIKLWKVLTAICTLTGIALIMVVLRRMYREFIEKQEQEKLRRSYELFKERRETAEARAVGDEDEIPANACVICLSKPRECVFLTCGHVCCCYDCHRALPTPICPICRGTIVRIVPLYQA, encoded by the exons gtgccagggtcaggagcGTCTCAGATCGCggccacaacattttggagaagaAGCAGGAggagccagatgtcttg GAATTACTCAACCAGTTGGAGAGAGATTGCGTAGCCATTATCAAGATGACTGCACTGGCGTAATGCAACGGCTTATTTTGAAAGAGCACAAACTGATCTGGAATAGCTTGGCCAGAAGTTG GAGTGATAGTGAACGAGTTGTACATGAAAGAGTGAATATCGTACCCTTTGACCTGATTTCTCCCGAAGGAGGAAAATATGCAGTTCGTGTAATCAACCCACTGGAGGCATCAGGGCAGCAGTTTGAAACAGTATATGAACGATTTCACCAGGCTACGCAAGGCTTCACGGATATCATTGGGCACTACCTGAGTGGAGAGAAGCCCAAAGGCTTCCTGGAAACTGAAGAGATagtccgtgttggggccactttGACAGGGATTGGAGAGCTTGTTTTGGACTCTGATAAGGTCATCAAACTGCAACCCCCTAAAGATGGTCTAGAATATTTCCTAAGTACCATGGATTTCTCAAGTATACTAAAACAACAGGAATCAACTATCAAACTTTGGAAGGTGCTTACAGCCATCTGCACTCTGACTGGCATTGCTTTAATTATGGTTGTCCTGCGTAGGATGTACCGGGAGTTTATTGAAAAGCAGGAGCAGGAGAAATTAAGGAGGAGTTATGAACTGTTCAAAGAAAGGAGAGAAACTGCTGAGGCAAGAGCAGTTGGTGATGAAGATGAAATTCCAGCAAATGCTTGTGTGATTTGTCTATCTAAACCACGGGAATGTGTCTTCCTAACTTGTGGGCATGTTTGCTGCTGTTATGATTGTCATCGGGCACTCCCCACACCAATTTGCCCAATTTGTCGAGGTACCATAGTCAGAATAGTTCCCCTTTACCAAGCGTGA